The Arachis ipaensis cultivar K30076 chromosome B03, Araip1.1, whole genome shotgun sequence region NNNNNNNNNNNNNNNNNNNNNNNNNNNNNNNNNNNNNNNNNNNNNNNNNNNNNNNNNNNNNNNNNNNNNNNNNNNNNNNNNNNNNNNNNNNNNNNNNNNNNNNNNNNNNNNNNNNNNNNNNNNNNNNNNNNNNNNNNNNNNNNNNNNNNNNNNNNNNNNNNNNNNNNNNNNNNNNNNNNNNNNNNNNNNNNNNNNNNNNNNNNNNNNNNNNNNNNNNNNNNNNNNNNNNNNNNNNNNNNNNNNNNNNNNNNNNNNNNNNNNNNNNNNNNNNNNNNNNNNNNNNNNNNNNNNNNNNNNNNNNNNNNNNNNNNNNNNNNNNNNNNNNNNNNNNNNNNNNNNNNNNNNNNNNNNNNNNNNNNNNNNNNNNNNNNNNNNNNNNNNNNNNNNNNNNNNNNNNNNNNNNNNNNNNNNNNNNNNNNNNNNNNNNNNNNNNNNNNNNNNNNNNNNNNNNNNNNNNNNNNNNNNNNNNNNNNNNNNNNNNNNNNNNNNNNNNNNNNNNNNNNNNNNNNNNNNNNNNNNNNNNNNNNNNNNNNNNNNNNNNNNNNNNNNNNNNNNNNNNNNNNNNNNNNNNNNNNNNNNNNNNNNNNNNNNNNNNNNNNNNNNNNNNNNNNNNNNNNNNNNNNNNNNNNNNNNNNNNNNNNNNNNNNNNNNNNNNNNNNNNNNNNNNNNNNNNNNNNNNNNNNNNNNNNNNNNNNNNNNNNNNNNNNNNNNNNNNNNNNNNNNNNNNNNNNNNNNNNNNNNNNNNNNNNNNNNNNNNNNNNNNNNNNNNNNNNNNNNNNNNNNNNNNNNNNNNNNNNNNNNNNNNNNNNNNNNNNNNNNNNNNNNNNNNNNNNNNNNNNNNNNNNNNNNNNNNNNNNNNNNNNNNNNNNNNNNNNNNNNNNNNNNNNNNNNNNNNNNNNNNNNNNNNNNNNNNNNNNNNNNNNNNNNNNNNNNNNNNNNNNNNNNNNNNNNNNNNNNNNNNNNNNNNNNNNNNNNNNNNNNNNNNNNNNNNNNNNNNNNNNNNNNNNNNNNNNNNNNNNNNNNNNNNNNNNNNNNNNNNNNNNNNNNNNNNNNNNNNNNNNNNNNNNNNNNNNNNNNNNNNNNNNNNNNNNNNNNNNNNNNNNNNNNNNNNNNNNNNNNNNNNNNNNNNNNNNNNNNNNNNNNNNNNNNNNNNNNNNNNNNNNNNNNNNNNNNNNNNNNNNNNNNNNNNNNNNNNNNNNNNNNNNNNNNNNNNNNNNNNNNNNNNNNNNNNNNNNNNNNNNNNNNNNNNNNNNNNNNNNNNNNNNNNNNNNNNNNNNNNNNNNNNNNNNNNNNNNNNNNNNNNNNNNNNNNNNNNNNNNNNNNNNNNNNNNNNNNNNNNNNNNNNNNNNNNNNNNNNNNNNNNNNNNNNNNNNNNNNNNNNNNNNNNNNNNNNNNNNNNNNNNNNNNNNNNNNNNNNNNNNNNNNNNNNNNNNNNNNNNNNNNNNNNNNNNNNNNNNNNNNNNNNNNNNNNNNNNNNNNNNNNNNNNNNNNNNNNNNNNNNNNNNNNNNNNNNNNNNNNNNNNNNNNNNNNNNNNNNNNNNNNNNNNNNNNNNNNNNNNNNNNNNNNNNNNNNNNNNNNNNNNNNNNNNNNNNNNNNNNNNNNNNNNNNNNNNNNNNNNNNNNNNNNNNNNNNNNNNNNNNNNNNNNNNNNNNNNNNNNNNNNNNNNNNNNNNNNNNNNNNNNNNNNNNNNNNNNNNNNNNNNNNNNNNNNNNNNNNNNNNNNNNNNNNNNNNNNNNNNNNNNNNNNNNNNNNNNNNNNNNNNNNNNNNNNNNNNNNNNNNNNNNNNNNNNNNNNNNNNNNNNNNNNNNNNNNNNNNNNNNNNNNNNNNNNNNNNNNNNNNNNNNNNNNNNNNNNNNNNNNNNNNNNNNNNNNNNNNNNNNNNNNNNNNNNNNNNNNNNNNNNNNNNNNNNNNNNNNNNNNNNNNNNNNNNNNNNNNNNNNNNNNNNNNNNNNNNNNNNNNNNNNNNNNNNNNNNNNNNNNNNNNNNNNNNNNNNNNNNNNNNNNNNNNNNNNNNNNNNNNNNNNNNNNNNNNNNNNNNNNNNNNNNNNNNNNNNNNNNNNNNNNNNNNNNNNNNNNNNNNNNNNNNNNNNNNNNNNNNNNNNNNNNNNNNNNNNNNNNNNNNNNNNNNNNNNNNNNNNNNNNNNNNNNNNNNNNNNNNNNNNNNNNNNNNNNNNNNNNNNNNNNNNNNNNNNNNNNNNNNNNNNNNNNNNNNNNNNNNNNNNNNNNNNNNNNNNNNNNNNNNNNNNNNNNNNNNNNNNNNNNNNNNNNNNNNNNNNNNNNNNNNNNNNNNNNNNNNNNNNNNNNNNNNNNNNNNNNNNNNNNNNNNNNNNNNNNNNNNNNNNNNNNNNNNNNNNNNNNNNNNNNNNNNNNNNNNNNNNNNNNNNNNNNNNNNNNNNNNNNNNNNNNNNNNNNNNNNNNNNNNNNNNNNNNNNNNNNNNNNNNNNNNNNNNNNNNNNNNNNNNNNNNNNNNNNNNNNNNNNNNNNNNNNNNNNNNNNNNNNNNNNNNNNNNNNNNNNNNNNNNNNNNNNNNNNNNNNNNNNNNNNNNNNNNNNNNNNNNNNNNNNNNNNNNNNNNNNNNNNNNNNNNNNNNNNNNNNNNNNNNNNNNNNNNNNNNNNNNNNNNNNNNNNNNNNNNNNNNNNNNNNNNNNNNNNNNNNNNNNNNNNNNNNNNNNNNNNNNNNNNNNNNNNNNNNNNNNNNNNNNNNNNNNNNNNNNNNNNNNNNNNNNNNNNNNNNNNNNNNNNNNNNNNNNNNNNNNNNNNNNNNNNNNNNNNNNNNNNNNNNNNNNNNNNNNNNNNNNNNNNNNNNNNNNNNNNNNNNNNNNNNNNNNNNNNNNNNNNNNNNNNNNNNNNNNNNNNNNNNNNNNNNNNNNNNNNNNNNNNNNNNNNNNNNNNNNNNNNNNNNNNNNNNNNNNNNNNNNNNNNNNNNNNNNNNNNNNNNNNNNNNNNNNNNNNNNNNNNNNNNNNNNNNNNNNNNNNNNNNNNNNNNNNNNNNNNNNNNNNNNNNNNNNNNNNNNNNNNNNNNNNNNNNNNNNNNNNNNNNNNNNNNNNNNNNNNNNNNNNNNNNNNNNNNNNNNNNNNNNNNNNNNNNNNNNNNNNNNNNNNNNNNNNNNNNNNNNNNNNNNNNNNNNNNNNNNNNNNNNNNNNNNNNNNNNNNNNNNNNNNNNNNNNNNNNNNNNNNNNNNNNNNNNNNNNNNNNNNNNNNNNNNNNNNNNNNNNNNNNNNNNNNNNNNNNNNNNNNNNNNNNNNNNNNNNNNNNNNNNNNNNNNNNNNNNNNNNNNNNNNNNNNNNNNNNNNNNNNNNNNNNNNNNNNNNNNNNNNNNNNNNNNNNNNNNNNNNNNNNNNNNNNNNNNNNNNNNNNNNNNNNNNNNNNNNNNNNNNNNNNNNNNNNNNNNNNNNNNNNNNNNNNNNNNNNNNNNNNNNNNNNNNNNNNNNNNNNNNNNNNNNNNNNNNNNNNNNNNNNNNNNNNNNNNNNNNNNNNNNNNNNNNNNNNNNNNNNNNNNNNNNNNNNNNNNNNNNNNNNNNNNNNNNNNNNNNNNNNNNNNNNNNNNNNNNNNNNNNNNNNNNNNNNNNNNNNNNNNNNNNNNNNNNNNNNNNNNNNNNNNNNNNNNNNNNNNNNNNNNNNNNNNNNNNNNNNNNNNNNNNNNNNNNNNNNNNNNNNNNNNNNNNNNNNNNNNNNNNNNNNNNNNNNNNNNNNNNNNNNNNNNNNNNNNNNNNNNNNNNNNNNNNNNNNNNNNNNNNNNNNNNNNNNNNNNNNNNNNNNNNNNNNNNNNNNNNNNNNNNNNNNNNNNNNNNNNNNNNNNNNNNNNNNNNNNNNNNNNNNNNNNNNNNNNNNNNNNNNNNNNNNNNNNNNNNNNNNNNNNNNNNNNNNNNNNNNNNNNNNNNNNNNNNNNNNNNNNNNNNNNNNNNNNNNNNNNNNNNNNNNNNNNNNNNNNNNNNNNNNNNNNNNNNNNNNNNNNNNNNNNNNNNNNNNNNNNNNNNNNNNNNNNNNNNNNNNNNNNNNNNNNNNNNNNNNNNNNNNNNNNNNNNNNNNNNNNNNNNNNNNNNNNNNNNNNNNNNNNNNNNNNNNNNNNNNNNNNNNNNNNNNNNNNNNNNNNNNNNNNNNNNNNNNNNNNNNNNNNNNNNNNNNNNNNNNNNNNNNNNNNNNNNNNNNNNNNNNNNNNNNNNNNNNNNNNNNNNNNNNNNNNNNNNNNNNNNNNNNNNNNNNNNNNNNNNNNNNNNNNNNNNNNNNNNNNNNNNNNNNNNNNNNNNNNNNNNNNNNNNNNNNNNNNNNNNNNNNNNNNNNNNNNNNNNNNNNNNNNNNNNNNNNNNNNNNNNNNNNNNNNNNNNNNNNNNNNNNNNNNNNNNNNNNNNNNNNNNNNNNNNNNNNNNNNNNNNNNNNNNNNNNNNNNNNNNNNNNNNNNNNNNNNNNNNNNNNNNNNNNNNNNNNNNNNNNNNNNNNNNNNNNNNNNNNNNNNNNNNNNNNNNNNNNNNNNNNNNNNNNNNNNNNNNNNNNNNNNNNNNNNNNNNNNNNNNNNNNNNNNNNNNNNNNNNNNNNNNNNNNNNNNNNNNNNNNNNNAGAGAGGTGAAAAAGGTGAAAATTGGAGATCCCAACTTCATTAAGCGCTGAATCAGACTGAAAAGATAATCTACAAGACATTCCAATGTTAAAGTCAATAAAGTGTAGATAATAAAAACTTTTTTTCGGGTGTTTACCTATTGTCCTTTTAGCCTacttatcaattttatttttaattattttttggtaTTATTATCATACTGTGCGTACTTGAAGTGGGTTTACAAATTAGAGAGGTGAAAATTGGAGATCCCAACTTCATTAAGCGCTGAATCAGACTGAAAAGATAATCTACAAGACATTCCAATGTTAAAGTCAATAAAGTGTAGATAATAAAAACTTTTTTTCGGGTGTTTACCTATTGATTACTTCTTCCTTTTAGCTTTTGTTTTGTGGGGTTGTTGTTTTCCGACTTTTAATACTTATTGTAGCACATTATTACCGAGATTTGGTAGTTATATTACAAGCTTTGATGGCATAGTCGTTGTGGTATCCGACCGTTATCCCGTGAAGTCGGTCATGGCCTTAATTGCTTCATTGGTTATGTTCTCTTTTGTCTGGAACAGTGCTCCCAACTCAAATTCCTAAACCTGGGTTCTCAGGTCGGAAGCATCCGAGTTCATGAAATCAGGCCcatttcttttaatttaaaaaattgttataatTTTCTCGTTTCATGAACCGTCAGTTCTATTCTTTCTCTGAAATAAATGCaacattaatttaaaattaaatattcttttattttttttactttacctTTTGTTTTTCATCACTTCTCAAAACTCCACCATTCGCGAACAGTATTTTCCTTCTCCGCATATGAACAATCTCCCCCTTCTTAGCGCACTTCTCCTTCACTTGTATCTCCTCTCCGTCGAGTTCTTCCATCGCCGTTGCTTTTTTTGTTCAGCATTTGCAACATTTTTATTCGAGGTTAGTGATTTTGGTATCCTTCTGTTCTTGCATGTGcgtagttttttctttttttgaagtTTTCTTTTGTCTATTGATATTTGCACATTCTTTATGTTTGTTGATGCTTTTTGATGCTGGTTGAAGCTTTTCTTGTATTTTCTTTTgctcatttcttttttattaggCCAAATGTAGTTCGGACACcattatttgagttttatttttcaaataattgaTAATTTTGTTTGCCTCCACTTTTTGTGTTTCCTggattttattttacatttttaagTTAGCCAAGATTTTGTAGTGTTAGAATTTGCTTTTTGGTAGTGGTAGTGACATAGTAGTGGTGCCCCTGTAGGTGACGGCTAGGAAAAAGGATATTGCGACTCACAGGCGTGGCGGTGCAAATTTGCCAAAGTCCCGACCTGCTCCTATTCAAAGGTTGAATAGCGAACTCGAGGTAGATATCTACACATGGGTGTCCGAGGATATTCAAACCACTCCCTCCACCATTACACAAGAAGAGCTTGATAATCTACGAGAAGTTCAAATTATTATTCTTGATTCTGACATTagtaatttgtatattttttctGTGCCGAGATCCAGGGACTGTCTGTGCCACATAAATGAACATGCCGATACTGTCCTAGATTGGCTATGATGTATGAAACTCTGTTCTCCGAAATTGGGATTCGTTTGCCCTTTTTCGATTTTCAAGTGAGTATTTTGACTCACACTGGGTGTGCTCTTTCACATCTTCATCCTAATACTTAGGCGATTACCCAAGGCTTCGAGTTTCTATGCTCGTTCTTAGATATCAAACCTacacttaggtagcgtttgttttcggaGACAGAACACAGAGACATGGACAGTACATGTTTAAAACGTGTTTGGAAGCAGAGACATAGACACGGAACACATTGTCTCCGAgacagttttttatatttttgtgtccactcttctacgaaggacaatgatggacacgggaTTTAGAAGAGTGGACACGgactttttataaattttgttttcctttttatccatagatattttttattattccactattatcccttcttttttttctataattaatcttaaatttttttttcatataaaaacggattcttttttaaaactgattttttatttaaaattaatctgGCTTATTAacctaaataaaattttttattaatcaaacttagatctattttttattaatcttaaccatatgtatttttacatattaataataaatttaaaataaaataaatatatttataatttttattttaatataaatactattatatatttttttattaaaatttttggtctCTTCAAacattttttcaaattttgtctgtactcctacgtactctcattctctataaattagtttgtacttgatgtagaaaatttggaatcatatggttattttagtcatttcatataatattttagtcttgtccatgtgtatccaaacataatactggacattacattagtgtcttgtacATCGTATCCAAATACAATAcacaaataataatttttagtgtctctgTCTCAATGTCATGTTCTGTCCTATCTCTGAAAACAAACGCGGccttagggttttttttttctacttttttaCTTTAACAATCCCGTTTAGGTCTCAGGTTCGTGGGTTTATCTCTTTTCGAGGTGTCCCAAAcagaaaaaatttttaagatcgaAGGGGTAGATGGTACCACTTCCTTTTTCTTGACTTTGGAGGGTGTTAAGAGATTTAATCTCTACTGGAAGTAAAATGTCTCTTTCCTGAAAATCTGACTTTCCAACGTAAATGCTAATGaactccttagcatcaatttgtTAATGATACTGTAGAATGAGCGTCCGCTAATTCTAAGGGACATCCTTATAAACGAGTAGTAGGCTGCTCGAAACGCCATCAGTAAGCCTTCAATTCTTTGcatctttattttatttgtgaTTTCTTCATCTCACGAGTTACTTTCTGTCTTTGTTTCCCAGTTGACATGGTCGGGGGACTTACAGCTACCGCCGAAATGAAGAGGAGGTTAGCAACCCAACCTTCTATCACGGTTGGTGGGGAtaggatttcttcttctgctACTGTCAGTCGTCAGCCACAGCTTCGGAGAGTTAAAAAGTGGGGAGGGACAAAGTCCCGAGGTTCACGTTGTGGAGGAGGATTCTCCCGCCAATTCCCCAGCCAGAAAGCGGCCCAAGAATATTGGTAAGGATGACGCTGATATTTCGATCCCCCCGACCTTTAGGCATGTCTTCGTCAAGGGATTCTGCACTCCTGAATTTGTGGATAAGCACTTTATGGACGAGGACACCAGGGTAGTTCTTGCTAAGATGCCCTATGGAGGATACTCTTCCACGTGTCCAAAGGATGCTCCTGCATTCCGCCACTTATGTTAGGGACTCAGAGGTGAAGATCAGGAGTATCCGCTCGGAATTCCTTGCCAAAGACAAGATGATTGCTGAAGCCACTACTCAAATCCAGGATCTCAATAGCTCGGTTACCACTCTTCAAAGCAAGTAGACTTCCCTAGAGAATGAAGTGAAAGATTCGAAGTCAGTCCAAGCTGCTTCTAACTTGAGGGAGGGGGCCTTGAAGAAGCAGGTTGCCGAGCTGATGAAAAAGATTGAAGAACTTGATCTGTCAGTTAGGAAGCTAAGGCCGAACAGGCTGCTGTTGATGGCGTTTTTAATGCCGAGAAgaatattttataacaaagtaAATTGAAGACTCCCAACTTGGATATCTCCAAAATCGATGCCTTTAAGAAGGTGGTTGATGGAAAAGTTGTTTCCATATTGTAATTTACATACAATTTTCTTTACTTATTTTTTAAAGTATTTTGAAGTTAGTACTTCAGAATTTGTGATACTTTTTACAGTATCTTCCCCGTTGCTTTTTCGGGATTTAACATTTATTTGTTCTCATTATATTCGAAATTAACCTATTATTTAGCATTTCATTATTTACTGCTTATTGCATGACTATTTTTTGTTAAATCGTTTTACTTCGAACTTTACTTTTAGTTTGATTTCGATTTTTAACGAGTAAAGCGATATTTTTCACGCACAACATTGGATCAATCATAAGACTTAAAAAAGACTTTTTAACAAttcaaatatttatataaaagattgcaaaaaaaaaagagtttgagAATAATACAAGTGGGGCCTCGTCAAAAACCTAGATTCTTAGAAAAAAAAAGTGCCCTTTATTTAGCAAAGTAAAAGTTTCTTGAAGGTTTTATCGTCCCCTAAGAAAATCTTTAAATGGGTTTCATTCCAGTTTCATGGGATCTCAGTGCCATCCAAGATCTCTAGCTTTTATGCTCCTTTTTCTAGCGTTTCTTTCAATCTAAAGATTCCTTTTCAGGTTGGGACTAACTTACCCCGTGTTCCTGGAACCTCGGCATCAAGTTGCCTTAGAACTAAATCTCCCCCTTAGAATCTCCTAAGGTGGACTTTGGCGTTGTATCTCTTGGCTACCCTTTGTTTTAGGGTTTGTTCTACAAAATTAGCCATTCTTCTGACCTTGTCAATTAGGTCCAAACTTTTGTAGGTTGTCGATGTTCCTAAAGCATTCTTGGGCTTGGCTCTCCAAGTTCTACTGGAATCACTGCTTCCTCACTGTAAGTGAGTCTAAATGGAGTCTCATTGGTTGTGGAGTGTACTGTAGTTCAGTATGACCATAGCATTGATCAAACCTCATCAGCCCAAGAACCAAGATGTTCATCCAATCTCTTCTTTAGCCAATTCAAAATTACCTTGTTTGCAGTTTCAGCTTGCCCGTTCACCTGCAGATGTTCCACCGAAGTGAATATTTATTGGATCCCTAGTCCAGACAATGATTCTTGAAATCTCGAGTCTGTGAACTGGGTCCCATTGCCTGTGACAATGGACTCGGGAATACTGAAGCTCGCTATAATCTCTTTCCAGACAAACTTCTGACATTGGGCAATGCTGATGCTAGACAATAGTGCAACTTCGATTCACTTGGTAAAATAATCTATAGCAACTATAAGATATTTCACCTGGACGAACCCTTGTGGGAAAGGTCCCAATAAATCCAACCCCCATTTAGCAAATGGCTGCGTCGGAATAATGGACACGAACTCATGGGGAGGCGCTTGGTGGAGGTTGCTGTGTTGCTGATATTTATCACATTTTTTCACATATTCCATAGCATCTTTGATGAGCGTCGGCCAATAGTATCCGGCTCTGACGACTTTTTGTGCCAACAATTTCTCCACTAAGTGATGTCCACAGCAACCTTTATGAACTTCCAGCAACACATACATCATTTGTTGGTCATTCAGACATTTCAATAGCGATTGAGATACACCCCTTTTATATTGCCCATTTATCATAATGTATTTGGCTGCTTGAAGCTGtaatttcttgcttctttggtgtcACTGGAAAAAGTCTCGTGTTCTAAATAATCACAAATTGGGTTCATCCATGTGTTGACAATGGATGAACAAAATGTCGGAACGTCGGGTTTCATCACAGTGGACTCTATATGCACCTCCTGTATCAAACTACGATTTTCCATACCAGGCTTAGTGCTTGCGAGATTGGATAACACATCGACACGAGTATTCTGTTCTCTAGGTACATGCTTGATTAGAAAAGAGTTGAAAGACTGCACCTCTTGTTGTACTTTCTTTAAGTACTATTGCAATAACGGGTCCTGTGCTTGGTATTTTCCATTGACTTGGAAGGTTACTAACTGTGTATCACTAAACACGGTTACCTCTATTGCCCCGACATCCTGAGCCAGTGCCAATCTCGCGTTCAAAGCCTCACactcagcttgattatttgagatAGGAAAATCAAATTTAATGGAGGTCTCGATCACCATGTCTTCTCCTTTGATTAGGATGAGACCTACTTTCCTGTACTGGACATTGGAAGCTCCATCCAAGTGAAGCTCTCATATCGGTGTGTTGGAGTCAGGGTGCATCATCTCAGCCAGAAAGTCTACCGTCGCTTGAGCCTTGATGGCTGAGTGTGGTTCATAACGTACGGCAAATTGTGATAATTCAATAGACCAATTCATCATCCGCCCTGCGAGATCAGATTTCTGCAAAATCCTCTTAATCGGTTGGTCGGTTCGCATGATTATTAAATAACTTTGAAAATATTGGCGTAACCGACATGCCGATGTAAGTAACGCAAAGGCAAGCTTTTCAATTTTTGAATATCGTATCTCAGGTCCTTGAAGAACCTTACTAACAAAGTATACTCGACGTTGATATTTATACTGATCTTCTAAGACCAAGGCTGAGGTCAGGATATTTTCAATCACGGATTCACGGATAAATATAGAAACAGAGGCATGACATGCTTAGGTTTTGCTAAAATATGAGGGGATGAAAGTAAATTTTTAAAATGCTGAAAAGCAACCTCACATTCCTCCGTCCAAGCGAAGTCAACATATTTTCTCATCAAATTAAAGAATGGTTTAGCCTTAGCAGTGAAAGCTCCCAAGAACCTTGAGAGGGCAGCCAACTAACCTGTGAGCCTTTGAACCTCTTTGAGATTCCGAAGACTCGACATGTCTAAGATTGCCTGGCACTTTTCAGGATTGGCTTCTATGCCTCTTTGGGTAACCATGAATCCTAAGAATTTACCTCCCTAAACTCCAAAGGCACACTTCACTAGATTCAACCTCATCCAGTGAAGTCGGAGACAGCTAAATACTTCATTCAGGTCATTGATCGGGTTGGAAGCCTCGTTGGTTTTTATTAGCATATCATCAATGTAGACTTTCATGTTCTTTCCGATCTGTTGTTTGAATACCTTTACCATTAGCCTCGTGAATCCTAAGAATTTACCTCCCCAAACTCCAAACACACACTTCGCTAGATTCAACCTCATCCTGTGAAGTTGGAGGCAGTCAAATACTTCCTTCAGGTCTTTGATTAGGTCAGAAGCCTCGTTGGTTTTTATTAGCATATCATCAATGTAAACTTTTATGTTCTTTCCGATCTGTTGCTCGAAGACCTTCTCCATTAGCCTTTAGTATGTTGCCCCTGcattttttaaccaaaaacacATTATGCATAGCAGTGAATTCTCTCAGGGGTGATGAAAGCTATTTTATCCTCGTCATCTTTATGCATCGGGATCTGGTTATAACCACTATAAGCATCTCTATGAATAATTTTGGTGCTGATTTTTCATTTGCTTTCCAGATTGAGGTGTCCAAGATGCATTTGGAAAGTGGGGATGTTGGGACACCAAAAGGGGCATTGGAAGAAGCTAAGGCGTTGAATTCAAGGATGAAGCATAGTGGGAACCTAAGCAGCAAAGATATGTTGTTTAAAGCTGATAAGATTGATCTCAAGAGTTTGGATGATGAGCTAGAAAAGCACCTTACAAGGATTCTATCTAGACATATTGATGCCAAAAGGCCTAAAGAAGAGTGGGAGATTTATTTGGTAAAACTAAATTTGCAACATGTTGTGGTGAATGGGGCCTATGGCACTGTCTATAAGGGCACCTATGATGGCCAAGATGTTGCAGGTTTTAATTTGAACTCTTAGTTGTCTTTTTGTTGTCCAAAGAATTCAAAATCTGTTATTTGTCGAACAATTATTCAATGTTTTTAGATACTAAAAGTTTTGGTATCTGGTTAAGGTTTAATTAATCTTTAAGCGTGTCGTAAATTGAATAATTGTGATCGAATTCAAGAGACATTCTGAGTGCTGCTGTGCTGAATTTTGTAGTGAAAGTGTTGGATTGGGGTGAGGATGGTGGTGCTTCTGCAGCTTCCTTAAGAGCATCATTCCAGCAGGAGGTTACTGTTTGGCAAAAACTTGATCATCCAAATGTtactgatggttatcagtggctaagtgAATGGGggagggttgaatcttagccccttttcgtTGAGTAACTCTTGCAGACCTTTAAAAATGCTttaggagatatttctgctttttgtctcgtcactagtCAAGAGACTTTTTCTTTGTCTCGTAATCAGTGAGGAGAtcatttttaattttgtctcctATAAACAGAATCAGAAATTGAGTAGaatagaaagagagaatcacacccagaagtatcctggttcagctgctaagtgcagtgcagcctacatctagtctccatcacaacaatgatagaatttcactataatccaacagattacaaacaccaattctccctagaaaCTAtccttcctatctgggacaagttcAGAATCTATCcctaatcctgaacttgacttagtcacctaccaagctttcaactgctaagtgctaacccaaattgcaaggggattcccacagaatcatgatacacaacacagatgtacaaaggacctctaggacatctatggctttttcttttaattttgtactctctgcctttttccgctcactggctttttcttacaaacctcacacagtttgcctttttcaccatgagactcaagacagacaaaactaaacagaaaaatacaacatgaaacgcattgaaggagaagaacttctgttagcttgggtagctatgagaactctgtgcttttcactcttttctccttgtctcaagccttggctgttcacccttattatagaaggagaagtctccaaggttgaaacggttcaaccgagctaatcttcttcttcttcaaaatcaaaaccggttcggacagagagagaagaggaaaccGAATGCAAAAtctaacatgcaattacctcactCTCATCCCATCtcatcaagcttcatcaatctgagccttccatcttgacttggtccccaagacgaatttctgacccttgatgaacccttgatccttgacagctctATCTGCTCTAT contains the following coding sequences:
- the LOC107633863 gene encoding uncharacterized protein LOC107633863; amino-acid sequence: MINGQYKRGVSQSLLKCLNDQQMMYVLLEVHKGCCGHHLVEKLLAQKVVRAGYYWPTLIKDAMEYVKKCDKYQQHSNLHQAPPHEFVSIIPTQPFAKWGLDLLGPFPQGFVQVNGQAETANKVILNWLKKRLDEHLGSWADEGSLLALKSGNRAIEILDLSSGFSNHLVFGKEFRADTPDLHL
- the LOC110269540 gene encoding raf homolog serine/threonine-protein kinase-like, translated to MHLESGDVGTPKGALEEAKALNSRMKHSGNLSSKDMLFKADKIDLKSLDDELEKHLTRILSRHIDAKRPKEEWEIYLVKLNLQHVVVNGAYGTVYKGTYDGQDVAVKVLDWGEDGGASAASLRASFQQEVTVWQKLDHPNVTDGYQWLSEWGRVES